One Streptomyces sp. SAI-135 DNA segment encodes these proteins:
- a CDS encoding DUF6230 family protein — protein sequence MASSVGTTSETPESGSAPESPGSTARRGRVRGRRAAIMAVPAVAITAGMAILTAEGALGVQFAISGMPFTVTATELDGTGFEQFGGLDNMAENSPNAGDTGGQVLVVTSAIKKATLTKLCQSVDLGGTNLRIEAGGGKDKVQATDLTTDSTELSGNASFDNIEIGNDASTLTKAGVKGPIGVFSQQADTVHIGDLRQTNYATTAGVFKLPGLKLSFSSKAC from the coding sequence ATGGCCTCGTCCGTCGGCACCACCTCCGAGACTCCTGAAAGCGGTTCCGCCCCCGAAAGCCCCGGCAGCACCGCGAGACGCGGGCGGGTCCGGGGCCGCCGGGCCGCGATCATGGCCGTGCCGGCGGTCGCGATCACCGCGGGGATGGCGATCCTGACCGCCGAGGGCGCTCTGGGCGTCCAGTTCGCCATCTCCGGCATGCCCTTCACCGTCACCGCGACGGAGCTCGACGGCACCGGGTTCGAGCAGTTCGGCGGCCTCGACAACATGGCGGAGAACAGCCCGAACGCCGGCGACACCGGCGGCCAGGTGCTGGTCGTGACCTCCGCGATCAAGAAAGCGACCCTCACCAAGCTGTGCCAGAGCGTCGACCTGGGCGGCACCAACCTGCGGATCGAGGCGGGTGGCGGCAAGGACAAGGTGCAGGCGACCGACCTGACCACGGACTCGACCGAGCTGTCCGGCAACGCCTCCTTCGACAACATCGAGATCGGCAACGACGCCAGCACCCTCACCAAGGCGGGCGTGAAGGGCCCCATCGGCGTCTTCAGCCAGCAGGCCGACACCGTGCACATCGGCGACCTGCGGCAGACCAACTACGCCACCACGGCAGGCGTGTTCAAGCTCCCCGGCCTCAAGCTCAGTTTCAGCAGCAAGGCCTGCTGA
- a CDS encoding Tat pathway signal sequence domain protein, with product MRMRSLLSLTAAAAAFALPVAVAASAPAAAADVAVLTTGAVGGANVAEGTVISASLASGTTATLYSTSTGTSGITCSASTFTATVAGNPTAPGTATESLTGQTFSNCTSNVVGVLGVTSITVNNLPYSTAVSSGGAVAVTPASGSAIQTTVVLRTLLGSVSCVYQAAAGLSGTADNADNSITFANQQFSRTSGSSLCPASGFWSAKYSPVTAGGEPVYVN from the coding sequence ATGCGTATGCGTTCTCTGCTGTCCCTCACCGCCGCTGCCGCCGCCTTCGCGCTTCCGGTGGCCGTGGCCGCGTCCGCCCCCGCCGCGGCGGCCGATGTCGCGGTCCTCACCACCGGCGCGGTCGGCGGTGCCAACGTCGCCGAGGGCACGGTCATCAGCGCCTCCCTGGCGAGCGGCACCACCGCGACCCTCTACTCCACCTCGACGGGCACCAGCGGGATCACCTGCTCGGCCTCCACCTTCACCGCCACGGTCGCCGGCAACCCGACCGCACCGGGCACCGCCACCGAGTCGCTGACCGGGCAGACCTTCAGCAACTGCACCTCGAACGTGGTCGGTGTCCTCGGCGTCACCAGCATCACGGTGAACAACCTGCCGTACTCCACCGCCGTGTCCTCCGGCGGCGCCGTCGCCGTGACCCCGGCGAGCGGCTCCGCCATCCAGACCACCGTCGTGCTGCGCACCCTGCTGGGCAGCGTCAGCTGTGTCTACCAGGCGGCGGCCGGCCTGTCCGGCACGGCCGACAACGCCGACAACTCCATCACCTTCGCCAACCAGCAGTTCAGCCGGACGTCCGGTTCCTCGCTGTGCCCCGCCAGCGGCTTCTGGAGCGCGAAGTACAGCCCGGTGACCGCGGGCGGCGAGCCGGTCTACGTCAACTGA
- a CDS encoding lytic polysaccharide monooxygenase: MARMPWTTARRTGAAVAAALTPFVMTVFAAAPAQAHGAPTDPVSRVFACSPDGGSSGTAACRAAVSANGSPFTAWDNLRVANVNGRDRQAIPDGKLCSGGLSAYRGLDLARSDWPSTRLSPGATLTMKYVSTIPHTGTFRMYLTEPGYDPSKPLKWSDLPERPFAEVKDPALTDGAYRIRMTLPKDRTGRQVLYTIWQNSSTADTYYSCSDVVFPAAADQGAGSAGGGNGASAAASPARSRAAEKNPARSSPPATPSVAPSPTPSVARSAGGAVPDSTPVAADADPGSGPSAPVMAGGAAAVLVLTGGAALALRLRRR, translated from the coding sequence ATGGCCCGGATGCCCTGGACCACAGCCCGTCGTACCGGTGCGGCGGTCGCCGCCGCCCTGACCCCGTTCGTGATGACCGTGTTCGCCGCGGCGCCCGCGCAGGCCCACGGCGCCCCCACGGATCCGGTCAGCCGGGTCTTCGCCTGCTCCCCCGACGGCGGCTCGTCGGGCACGGCCGCGTGCCGGGCCGCCGTGTCGGCGAACGGTTCGCCCTTCACGGCGTGGGACAACCTGAGGGTCGCGAACGTGAACGGCCGGGACCGGCAGGCGATCCCCGACGGCAAGCTGTGCAGCGGCGGCCTGTCCGCCTACCGGGGCCTCGACCTGGCCCGCTCCGACTGGCCGTCCACACGCCTTTCCCCCGGCGCGACCCTGACCATGAAGTACGTCTCGACGATCCCGCACACCGGCACGTTCCGCATGTACCTCACCGAGCCGGGCTACGACCCGTCGAAGCCGCTGAAGTGGTCCGATCTGCCGGAGCGGCCGTTCGCCGAGGTGAAGGACCCGGCGCTGACGGACGGGGCGTACCGGATCCGGATGACGCTGCCCAAGGACCGCACGGGCCGGCAGGTGTTGTACACGATCTGGCAGAACAGCAGTACGGCGGACACCTACTACTCCTGCTCGGACGTGGTGTTCCCGGCGGCGGCCGACCAGGGCGCGGGCAGTGCCGGGGGCGGGAACGGGGCGAGCGCCGCCGCGTCGCCGGCCCGGTCGAGGGCGGCGGAGAAGAACCCCGCGCGGAGTTCGCCGCCGGCCACTCCTTCCGTCGCCCCCTCGCCGACGCCTTCCGTCGCGCGTTCGGCGGGCGGCGCCGTGCCCGACTCCACTCCGGTGGCGGCCGACGCCGACCCCGGCTCCGGGCCTTCCGCGCCCGTGATGGCGGGCGGCGCCGCCGCGGTGCTGGTGCTCACCGGGGGCGCCGCCCTGGCGCTTCGTCTGCGCCGACGCTGA
- a CDS encoding S8 family serine peptidase, with protein sequence MRTSPSLRRKLISAAAVSAALLSVGTASVAVAQDTPAQQAAVPAALTEAAPGVQAERLIVGYKSGAAEATSNKAAEADAAAKDADFQRRLGTGAALVDLGTDPSSAEVADAVAEFKADPQVAYVVPDRLNRPQADPNDTEYAKQWDLFESTAGMNVPGAWPTSTGSGVTVAVIDTGYVTHSDLAANIVGGYDFISDTAVSVDGNGRDSNPADPGDYYAANECGSGIPASSSSWHGTHVAGTIAAVTNNGKGVAGIAYGAKISPLRVLGKCGGYDSDIIDAITWASGGTVSGVPANTNVAKVINMSLGGDGACTSATQTAINNAVSRGTTVVVAAGNDNENVSGHSPGNCNNIISVAATNRSGAKASYSNYGSLVDISAPGGQTSTGTANGILSTLNSGASTPASESYAYYQGTSMATPHIAGLVALMKSANSSLTPAQIETAIKNNARPLPGACSGGCGAGLADAAKTVAAVSGGGTTTGTTFSSTTAVSIPDNGSAIESSIAVSGRSGNAPSALQVGVDITHTYRGDLVISLVAPDGTVYGLKAASSSDSADNVNTTYTVNASSETANGTWKLRVQDTAAQDTGTLNGWKLTF encoded by the coding sequence TTGCGTACCTCCCCCTCCCTCCGGCGGAAGCTGATATCCGCCGCCGCCGTCTCCGCGGCCCTGCTCTCCGTCGGTACGGCCTCCGTCGCCGTCGCCCAGGACACCCCCGCCCAGCAGGCCGCGGTCCCGGCCGCGCTCACCGAGGCCGCTCCCGGCGTCCAGGCCGAGCGCCTCATCGTCGGCTACAAGTCCGGTGCGGCCGAGGCCACTTCGAACAAGGCCGCCGAGGCCGACGCCGCCGCCAAGGACGCCGACTTCCAGCGCAGACTCGGCACCGGGGCCGCCCTCGTCGACCTCGGCACCGATCCCAGCAGCGCCGAAGTGGCCGACGCGGTCGCCGAGTTCAAGGCCGACCCGCAGGTCGCCTACGTCGTACCGGACCGCCTCAACCGGCCGCAGGCGGACCCGAACGACACCGAGTACGCCAAGCAGTGGGACCTGTTCGAGTCCACGGCCGGCATGAACGTGCCGGGCGCCTGGCCGACGTCGACCGGCAGCGGGGTCACCGTCGCCGTCATCGACACCGGCTACGTCACCCACTCCGACCTCGCCGCGAACATCGTCGGCGGCTACGACTTCATCTCCGACACCGCGGTCTCCGTCGACGGCAACGGCCGCGACAGCAACCCGGCCGACCCGGGCGACTACTACGCCGCGAACGAGTGCGGCTCCGGCATCCCGGCCTCCAGCTCCTCCTGGCACGGCACGCACGTCGCCGGCACCATCGCCGCGGTCACCAACAACGGCAAGGGTGTCGCGGGCATCGCGTACGGCGCGAAGATCTCCCCGCTGCGCGTGCTCGGCAAGTGCGGCGGCTACGACTCCGACATCATCGACGCCATCACCTGGGCGTCCGGCGGCACCGTCTCCGGCGTGCCCGCCAACACCAATGTCGCCAAGGTCATCAACATGAGCCTCGGCGGCGACGGCGCCTGCACCTCGGCGACCCAGACCGCCATCAACAACGCCGTCAGCCGCGGTACGACCGTCGTCGTGGCGGCCGGCAACGACAACGAGAACGTCTCCGGCCACTCGCCGGGCAACTGCAACAACATCATCTCGGTCGCCGCCACCAACCGCTCCGGTGCCAAGGCCTCGTACTCCAACTACGGCTCCCTCGTGGACATCTCGGCGCCCGGCGGCCAGACCAGCACCGGCACCGCCAACGGCATCCTGTCCACGCTCAACTCCGGTGCCTCGACGCCCGCTTCGGAGTCGTACGCCTACTACCAGGGCACCAGCATGGCCACCCCGCACATCGCCGGCCTGGTCGCGCTGATGAAGTCGGCCAACTCCTCGCTGACCCCGGCGCAGATCGAGACCGCCATCAAGAACAACGCCCGTCCGCTGCCCGGTGCCTGCTCCGGCGGCTGCGGCGCGGGCCTGGCCGACGCGGCGAAGACGGTGGCGGCCGTGAGTGGCGGCGGTACGACGACGGGGACGACCTTCTCCAGCACCACGGCCGTCTCCATCCCGGACAACGGCTCGGCGATCGAGTCCTCCATCGCCGTCAGCGGCCGCAGCGGCAACGCCCCCTCGGCCCTCCAGGTCGGCGTCGACATCACCCACACCTACCGCGGTGACCTGGTGATCAGCCTCGTCGCCCCGGACGGCACGGTGTACGGACTGAAGGCGGCGAGCTCCTCGGACTCCGCGGACAACGTCAACACCACCTACACCGTGAACGCCTCCTCCGAGACGGCCAACGGCACCTGGAAGCTCCGCGTCCAGGACACGGCCGCGCAGGACACGGGCACGCTCAACGGCTGGAAGCTGACCTTCTGA
- a CDS encoding ScbR family autoregulator-binding transcription factor, producing the protein MARQERAIRTRKAIVEAAGAVFDEHGYAASTIAMVLERAEVTKGALYFHFPSKESLAQAVLDEQLSLGAVPPHPCKVQEIVDMTFVFGHRLRTNALLKGSVRLTVDQCAPPGVDHTGPFRQWSEHLVAMLQEARAQGELLPTVEPRNTADLLVGAFAGVQLMSRALHGREDLGHRISVLWAHVLPSIVVPALLIGIDSRPDRGARVLASVGSGELVGAEA; encoded by the coding sequence ATGGCGAGACAGGAGCGCGCCATCAGGACACGCAAGGCGATCGTGGAGGCCGCGGGTGCCGTCTTCGACGAGCACGGGTACGCCGCGAGCACCATCGCGATGGTGCTGGAGCGGGCCGAGGTCACCAAAGGTGCCCTGTATTTCCACTTCCCTTCCAAGGAGTCCCTGGCCCAGGCCGTGCTCGACGAGCAGTTGTCGCTGGGTGCCGTACCGCCGCATCCGTGCAAGGTGCAGGAGATCGTCGACATGACGTTCGTCTTCGGGCACCGACTGCGGACCAACGCCCTGCTGAAGGGGAGCGTGCGGCTGACGGTGGACCAGTGCGCGCCGCCCGGGGTCGATCACACGGGGCCGTTCCGGCAGTGGAGCGAGCATCTGGTGGCGATGCTGCAAGAGGCCCGGGCGCAGGGCGAGTTGCTGCCCACGGTCGAGCCGAGGAACACGGCGGATCTGCTGGTCGGCGCGTTCGCCGGGGTGCAGTTGATGTCACGGGCGCTGCACGGACGGGAGGATCTGGGACACCGGATCTCCGTGCTGTGGGCCCATGTGCTGCCGAGCATCGTGGTGCCGGCCCTGCTGATCGGCATCGACAGCCGGCCCGACCGGGGAGCGCGGGTGCTGGCCTCCGTCGGGAGCGGTGAACTGGTGGGCGCCGAGGCGTGA
- a CDS encoding ScbA/BarX family gamma-butyrolactone biosynthesis protein: MPELRQFTQARAGSGTLTATVPREFVHRVAVAEILLTGWTRSDADRFTITAQWPRAHQLHVSPDRSAYEPLLVAETVRQCGALLAHAAYEVPLGHQFVLQELRVDTRPEHLAVGSAPAEPVVDVTVTEVRRRAGRPTALRYEAVVRLGGERVATGGIAVTWTKESVYRRLRGGRTADVGALRLPRPLPAPLPADTVGRALAADVLLSPTARPGRWRLRVDTAHPVFFDHPLDHIPGMLLLEAARQAVRAHGGPEHRVPASFHATFHQYAELDEPVWTEVSEVDGADVQVIALQGESVVFACRVGAVAG, from the coding sequence ATGCCAGAGTTGCGGCAGTTCACGCAGGCCCGGGCCGGGTCCGGGACCCTGACGGCGACCGTACCCCGTGAGTTCGTGCACCGGGTGGCCGTCGCGGAGATCCTCCTCACCGGCTGGACCAGGTCGGACGCCGACCGGTTCACCATCACCGCCCAGTGGCCGCGCGCCCACCAGTTACACGTGTCCCCGGACCGCTCGGCGTATGAGCCGCTGCTGGTCGCAGAAACGGTCCGCCAGTGCGGGGCCCTGCTCGCCCACGCGGCCTACGAGGTCCCGCTCGGACATCAGTTTGTCTTGCAGGAGCTGCGTGTCGACACCCGCCCCGAGCACCTGGCCGTCGGCTCCGCCCCCGCCGAACCCGTCGTCGACGTCACCGTCACCGAGGTCCGCCGTCGCGCCGGCCGCCCCACCGCACTGCGCTACGAGGCCGTCGTGCGCCTGGGCGGGGAACGAGTGGCGACCGGCGGCATCGCCGTGACCTGGACGAAGGAGTCCGTGTACCGCCGGCTGCGCGGAGGGCGCACCGCCGACGTCGGCGCCCTGCGGCTGCCCCGGCCGCTGCCGGCGCCGCTGCCCGCCGACACGGTGGGGCGGGCCCTCGCCGCCGACGTCCTTCTCTCGCCCACCGCCCGACCCGGCCGCTGGCGGCTCCGCGTCGATACCGCACATCCTGTTTTCTTCGACCACCCCCTGGACCACATCCCCGGCATGCTCCTCCTGGAGGCCGCCCGGCAGGCCGTACGGGCGCACGGCGGGCCGGAACATCGGGTGCCGGCCTCGTTCCACGCCACGTTCCACCAGTACGCGGAGCTCGACGAACCGGTCTGGACGGAAGTGAGCGAGGTGGACGGCGCCGACGTACAAGTCATCGCGTTGCAAGGGGAGTCGGTGGTCTTCGCATGCCGGGTGGGTGCCGTCGCAGGGTGA
- a CDS encoding ScbR family autoregulator-binding transcription factor, whose product MPRQLRAEQTRATIITAAADLFDRRGYESTSLSDIVAHAQVTKGALYFHFAAKDDLAHAIMEIQSRASRQLAGDVDARGYTSLESLVRITFGIARLSVEGPVLRAGLRLATGGVEVRPPLRHPFTEWLDLATAKLMGAVKESDLHPDTDVDAVAHSLVSFFVGTRVVGRHLEPVGRQPRRLAEMWHVMIRGLVPVPRRARYLALVSQLEQESRGGG is encoded by the coding sequence ATGCCGAGGCAGTTACGCGCCGAACAGACCCGGGCGACGATCATCACCGCCGCCGCCGATCTGTTCGACCGTCGCGGCTATGAATCGACCAGTCTGAGCGACATCGTCGCGCACGCCCAAGTCACCAAAGGCGCCCTCTACTTCCACTTCGCCGCCAAGGACGATCTCGCGCACGCGATCATGGAGATCCAGTCGCGGGCGTCGCGGCAGCTCGCGGGCGACGTGGACGCCCGCGGGTACACGTCGCTCGAGTCGCTGGTCCGCATCACCTTCGGGATAGCGCGCCTGTCGGTCGAGGGACCGGTGCTGCGGGCCGGACTCCGGCTCGCCACGGGGGGAGTCGAGGTGCGCCCGCCACTGCGGCACCCGTTCACCGAGTGGCTGGACCTGGCCACGGCGAAGCTGATGGGGGCGGTCAAGGAGTCCGACCTGCATCCGGACACCGACGTGGACGCGGTGGCGCACTCCCTGGTCTCCTTCTTCGTGGGCACGCGGGTGGTGGGCCGGCATCTGGAACCGGTGGGGCGGCAGCCGCGGCGGCTCGCGGAGATGTGGCACGTGATGATCCGGGGGCTGGTGCCGGTGCCCCGACGGGCCCGTTACCTGGCACTGGTCAGTCAGTTGGAGCAGGAGTCCCGCGGCGGCGGGTGA
- a CDS encoding damage-control phosphatase ARMT1 family protein: protein MSISAPVILGNEPGSFPYGVLAERHPAIIGQVREAFPYGPEQHRALDALLDSCTKGVIEPLPGGAWSEWGIGGYLGQSWFDVPWLWSESYFYRRLLDAVGYFGDGPWRGIDPFRPSKLAELDSPETDEELAALDELSALSAEEQGAALLHGSLWGNRADLGFRLSDGEAEGRDAVPDLVADDSDRLRALLDGAGTLCLIADNAGRELIPDLLLVAHLLRHGHVERVVLHVKPYPYYVSDATTADVVDALRRLVRAPGEAAAYGRRLWDAMGDGRLDVRAHAFSCAPLPYADMPDDLRTEIGGATLTVLKGDLNYRRLVGDRWWTPDTPFAEVTAHFPGPVAALRTLKSDVITGLDGRTVTALDQARGRRWRTSGTHALIQVRP from the coding sequence ATGTCCATCAGCGCCCCCGTCATCCTCGGCAATGAACCCGGTTCCTTCCCCTACGGCGTGCTCGCCGAGCGGCATCCCGCGATCATCGGACAGGTGCGGGAGGCGTTCCCCTACGGGCCCGAGCAGCACCGCGCCCTCGACGCGCTGCTCGACAGCTGCACGAAGGGTGTGATCGAGCCGCTGCCCGGCGGGGCGTGGAGCGAGTGGGGGATCGGCGGCTACCTCGGGCAGTCCTGGTTCGACGTGCCCTGGCTGTGGTCCGAGAGCTACTTCTACCGGCGGCTGCTGGATGCCGTCGGGTACTTCGGGGACGGGCCCTGGCGCGGCATCGATCCCTTCCGCCCCTCCAAACTCGCCGAACTCGACTCCCCGGAGACGGACGAGGAACTCGCCGCGCTGGACGAACTCTCCGCCCTGTCGGCCGAGGAGCAGGGCGCGGCCCTGCTGCACGGGTCGCTGTGGGGCAACCGGGCCGATCTGGGGTTCCGCCTCTCCGACGGGGAGGCCGAGGGGCGGGACGCCGTACCGGATCTGGTCGCCGACGACAGCGACCGGCTCCGGGCCCTGCTCGACGGGGCCGGAACCCTCTGCCTGATCGCCGACAACGCCGGACGCGAGCTGATCCCCGACCTCCTCCTGGTCGCCCATCTCCTCCGACACGGCCATGTCGAACGGGTCGTGCTGCATGTGAAGCCGTACCCCTACTACGTCTCCGACGCCACGACCGCCGACGTGGTCGACGCGCTGCGCCGGCTCGTACGGGCGCCGGGGGAGGCCGCGGCCTACGGGCGCCGGCTGTGGGACGCCATGGGCGACGGACGGCTCGACGTCCGCGCGCACGCGTTCTCCTGCGCGCCGCTGCCGTACGCGGACATGCCCGACGACCTGCGGACCGAGATCGGCGGCGCCACCCTCACCGTCCTGAAGGGCGACCTCAACTACCGGCGTCTGGTGGGCGACCGGTGGTGGACGCCGGACACGCCCTTCGCCGAGGTGACCGCGCACTTCCCGGGACCGGTCGCCGCCCTGCGCACCCTGAAGTCCGACGTGATCACCGGGCTCGACGGGCGCACGGTGACCGCGCTGGACCAGGCGCGGGGGCGGCGCTGGCGGACGAGCGGCACGCACGCGCTCATCCAGGTCCGGCCCTGA
- a CDS encoding class I SAM-dependent methyltransferase, with the protein MTPRYLRNPGEPVYDVDARRYLDVSDARDEADLHDVFTDIYRTNRWGSDETRSGPGSELQRMKRVIAQLGSLIADLGVRSVLDAPCGDLNWMRHVDLHGASYLGGDVVAELVAANRAEHPGPGREFQLLDFTAQPVPRVDLIVCRDALVHFSYQHVVEALTRFRESGSRYLLTTTFSRTPANTDIVTGWWRPINLRLAPFGLPEPLQVIGDDESDDFYDDKTLALWDLTQIPAHFPGYEPVAAESGSRGA; encoded by the coding sequence TTGACCCCGCGGTACCTGCGCAATCCTGGGGAGCCCGTCTACGACGTGGACGCACGGCGCTACCTCGACGTCTCGGACGCCCGTGACGAGGCCGACCTGCACGACGTGTTCACCGACATCTACCGCACCAACCGCTGGGGTTCCGACGAGACCCGCTCCGGCCCCGGCTCCGAGCTCCAGCGCATGAAACGCGTGATCGCCCAACTCGGGTCCCTGATCGCGGACTTGGGCGTCCGTTCGGTACTGGATGCACCCTGCGGCGACCTGAACTGGATGCGGCACGTCGACCTGCACGGCGCCTCCTACCTCGGTGGGGACGTCGTCGCCGAACTCGTCGCGGCCAACCGTGCCGAACACCCCGGCCCGGGGCGGGAGTTCCAGCTGCTCGACTTCACCGCCCAGCCCGTGCCGCGCGTCGACCTCATCGTGTGCCGGGACGCGCTCGTGCACTTCTCCTACCAGCATGTGGTGGAGGCGCTGACCCGTTTCCGCGAGAGCGGCTCGCGCTATCTGCTCACCACGACCTTCTCCAGGACGCCCGCCAACACCGACATCGTCACGGGCTGGTGGCGGCCGATCAACCTCCGGCTGGCCCCCTTCGGCCTGCCCGAACCGCTCCAGGTCATCGGCGACGACGAGTCCGACGACTTCTACGACGACAAGACGCTCGCCCTGTGGGACCTCACCCAGATCCCCGCACACTTCCCGGGCTACGAACCGGTGGCCGCCGAGTCGGGGTCCCGGGGCGCCTGA